In the genome of Halapricum salinum, one region contains:
- the fer gene encoding ferredoxin Fer produces MPTVEYLNYEVVDDQGWDVYDDDLFEKAGDEGLDAEDYGEIDVAQGEYILEAAEAQGYDWPFSCRAGACANCAAIVTDGEVEMDMQQILSDEEVEDKGVRLTCVGTPASDEVKIVYNAKHLDYLQNRVI; encoded by the coding sequence ATGCCCACGGTAGAGTACCTCAATTACGAAGTAGTGGACGACCAAGGCTGGGACGTGTACGACGACGATCTCTTCGAGAAGGCCGGCGACGAAGGCCTCGACGCGGAGGACTACGGCGAGATCGACGTCGCCCAGGGCGAGTACATCCTCGAGGCCGCCGAGGCCCAGGGATACGACTGGCCGTTCTCGTGCCGTGCTGGTGCCTGCGCGAACTGTGCAGCCATCGTCACGGACGGTGAAGTCGAGATGGACATGCAGCAGATTCTCAGCGACGAAGAGGTCGAGGACAAGGGCGTTCGCCTGACCTGTGTCGGGACACCGGCCTCCGACGAGGTCAAGATCGTCTACAACGCGAAGCACCTCGACTACCTGCAGAACCGCGTCATCTGA
- a CDS encoding prepilin peptidase, producing the protein MYSATISDLLRLLVVPVLGWAAVRDVKTRRVPNETWLPLAALGLILLCWDAWAVWTETVWTLTVDGFDIALDTRFPRQTVDSFFVRTAFSVGFLVPFAYGFWWFGGFGGADAKALMTLALVFPIFPVFYGPGYTLPYLNETTLGVFSLTILSNTVLAGVIYPLALAGRNLLGGAISKMMFIGRPLPVADAPRRYGRLLERPDSYTRRGLDLDVLRMYLSWRGLDLDDLRANPERYRDPASLPEEPNDPGDGTIDDTSGSLALTDGGESDVDGDAAAEQDAADEWGADAFFADIGGPIYGTDAEELRNGLDVLTAQKRAWYTPGIPFIVPMFGGLLISLTVGDVLVWLLIQIGIGG; encoded by the coding sequence GTGTACTCCGCGACGATCTCCGATCTGTTGCGCCTGCTCGTCGTCCCGGTGTTGGGGTGGGCGGCCGTCCGCGACGTCAAGACCCGCCGCGTCCCCAACGAGACGTGGCTGCCGCTGGCCGCGCTCGGCCTCATCCTGCTGTGCTGGGACGCCTGGGCCGTCTGGACGGAGACGGTCTGGACGCTCACCGTCGATGGCTTCGACATCGCGCTCGACACCCGCTTCCCGCGACAGACCGTCGACTCCTTTTTCGTCCGAACGGCCTTCAGCGTCGGCTTCCTGGTCCCCTTCGCCTACGGATTCTGGTGGTTCGGCGGCTTCGGCGGCGCGGACGCCAAGGCCCTGATGACGCTGGCGCTGGTCTTCCCGATCTTTCCTGTCTTCTACGGGCCCGGCTACACCCTCCCGTATCTGAACGAGACGACCCTGGGCGTGTTCTCGCTGACCATCCTCTCGAACACCGTGCTCGCGGGGGTGATCTACCCGCTCGCGCTCGCCGGGCGCAACCTGCTGGGCGGCGCGATATCCAAGATGATGTTCATCGGCCGGCCACTCCCCGTCGCGGACGCCCCCCGGCGCTACGGCCGCCTGCTCGAACGCCCCGACAGCTACACCCGCCGCGGGCTGGATCTGGACGTCCTCCGGATGTACCTCTCCTGGCGCGGCCTCGACCTCGACGACCTCCGGGCCAACCCCGAGCGCTATCGCGACCCTGCGAGTCTCCCCGAGGAACCCAACGACCCCGGCGACGGCACGATCGACGACACCAGCGGCTCGCTCGCGCTCACCGACGGCGGCGAGTCCGACGTCGACGGTGACGCGGCGGCCGAGCAGGACGCCGCCGACGAGTGGGGTGCTGACGCGTTCTTCGCGGACATCGGCGGGCCGATCTACGGGACCGACGCCGAGGAACTCCGAAACGGCCTCGACGTGCTCACCGCCCAGAAGCGGGCCTGGTACACGCCCGGAATC